In Vibrio sp. JC009, a single window of DNA contains:
- the glpX gene encoding class II fructose-bisphosphatase, producing the protein MSTGLNINLEKVTEAAAIASYSWIGRGDKNMADQAAVSAMRQALNNLDISGEVVIGEGEIDNAPMLYIGEKVGLGGDKVDIAVDPIEGTRMTALGQANALSVIAVAKKGVLLKAPDMYMEKLVVNRDARDVIDIDKPLYDNICAVANKLNKPVKDVSVAILLKPRHEALISQLQKLGVKVVAFPDGDVIVSAQVCMPDNEIDIMYGIGGAPEGVISAAIAKALNGNMQAKLLPRYKVKGNSVTPCEISISEMNRCSEMGISCNEKLQLDKLVHGDDVVFSATGITDGNVLKGISVSNGITELESLVISTTNPRIYKTKSYYLQEATC; encoded by the coding sequence ATGTCTACAGGTTTGAACATTAATCTTGAAAAAGTGACAGAAGCTGCGGCGATAGCCAGTTATTCATGGATTGGCCGTGGAGATAAGAATATGGCAGATCAGGCTGCCGTATCAGCGATGCGCCAAGCGCTGAACAACCTGGATATCTCGGGAGAAGTGGTGATTGGTGAAGGGGAAATCGACAATGCACCAATGTTGTATATCGGTGAAAAGGTTGGGCTGGGTGGCGATAAGGTCGACATAGCCGTCGATCCTATCGAGGGAACAAGAATGACCGCTCTTGGTCAGGCTAATGCGCTGTCAGTGATTGCAGTGGCAAAGAAAGGCGTGCTTCTTAAAGCCCCTGATATGTACATGGAAAAGCTTGTTGTTAATCGGGATGCGAGAGATGTCATCGATATTGATAAGCCGTTATACGACAACATCTGTGCGGTCGCCAATAAACTGAATAAACCGGTTAAAGATGTCTCAGTTGCTATCTTGTTGAAACCGCGCCATGAAGCGCTTATTTCTCAATTGCAGAAGTTGGGAGTTAAAGTCGTTGCTTTTCCTGATGGAGATGTCATCGTATCTGCTCAGGTATGTATGCCAGACAACGAAATAGACATTATGTATGGCATCGGAGGAGCACCTGAAGGAGTGATATCCGCAGCGATAGCCAAGGCATTGAATGGAAATATGCAAGCGAAGCTTTTGCCAAGGTACAAAGTAAAGGGAAATTCAGTCACACCTTGTGAGATAAGCATCTCTGAAATGAATCGATGTAGTGAAATGGGCATTTCCTGCAACGAAAAGCTGCAGCTTGATAAATTGGTGCATGGGGATGATGTTGTGTTTTCTGCCACAGGAATTACAGACGGCAATGTGCTGAAGGGGATCTCTGTCTCCAATGGTATTACTGAGTTAGAATCACTTGTTATTTCGACCACAAACCCTCGCATATACAAAACGAAATCATATTACCTGCAGGAGGCTACATGCTAA
- a CDS encoding YhcH/YjgK/YiaL family protein, translating into MLIGNISHLNRFSFVDKRIQKYVELAQKLSQSGEEDGKYPVDGEDVFVILASEVTQPVAERRSEIHHDYIDIQLVLKGNEVFGVSSHTAKEYLNVEFEKDLCFLPCIEKESFVTLSEGDFIVFYPGEAHRPLCAYDNKPESIRKAVVKIHKRVFLK; encoded by the coding sequence ATGCTAATCGGAAACATATCTCATCTAAACAGATTCAGCTTTGTCGATAAGCGAATCCAGAAATACGTTGAGCTCGCACAGAAACTGAGCCAGTCCGGTGAGGAAGATGGGAAATACCCTGTAGATGGTGAAGATGTGTTTGTTATACTTGCCTCTGAAGTCACGCAACCGGTAGCGGAACGTAGATCAGAAATTCACCATGACTACATTGATATTCAGCTTGTCCTTAAAGGAAATGAAGTTTTTGGTGTGTCCAGCCACACAGCCAAGGAGTACCTGAATGTAGAGTTTGAGAAAGACTTATGCTTTCTTCCTTGTATAGAGAAGGAGAGCTTTGTTACTCTGAGTGAAGGAGACTTTATCGTATTTTATCCCGGCGAGGCTCATCGTCCTTTGTGCGCATATGACAACAAACCTGAAAGCATACGTAAGGCTGTTGTGAAAATTCATAAGAGAGTTTTTCTTAAATAG
- a CDS encoding dihydroxyacetone kinase subunit DhaK: MKKIMNSADTYVDQTLAGLCAAHPELYSQPKARLITRANIGAKKKVGIVTGGGSGHLPVFTGYVGEGLLDAAAVGDVFASPSADLMADTIREADSGMGVLLLYGNYGGDVMNFDMAIETVDFEDDIACTTVLAADDVASAKPEEAAKRRGVAGMIYGFKLAGAMAETGASLEEVTRVANKAMDATRSIGCALSPCILPAVGEPTFHLAEDEMEMGMGIHGEPGIWRDKLKPADQIAEEMFNALIAEYELKKGDTVSILVNSLGATPLEELYIIYSKVDQLFKEMGVSIYRPLVGRYATSMEMAGASLTVCQLDTELKELLAAPAECAFLKV, translated from the coding sequence ATGAAAAAGATAATGAATAGTGCTGATACCTATGTGGATCAGACTCTCGCTGGCTTGTGCGCCGCGCATCCGGAATTATATTCACAGCCTAAAGCCAGATTAATTACAAGAGCTAACATTGGAGCCAAAAAGAAAGTTGGTATTGTCACTGGTGGAGGCTCAGGGCACCTGCCTGTCTTTACCGGGTACGTTGGTGAAGGTCTGCTGGATGCGGCTGCTGTTGGTGATGTATTTGCTTCACCTTCTGCAGATTTGATGGCGGATACCATTCGTGAAGCTGACAGCGGTATGGGCGTTTTACTTCTTTATGGAAACTACGGCGGCGATGTCATGAACTTCGATATGGCTATCGAAACCGTCGACTTTGAGGACGATATTGCTTGTACAACCGTGCTTGCTGCTGATGATGTAGCGTCAGCTAAGCCGGAGGAAGCAGCCAAAAGGCGTGGTGTGGCAGGAATGATCTACGGATTTAAGCTTGCCGGGGCAATGGCTGAGACCGGCGCTTCTTTGGAAGAGGTAACACGAGTTGCCAACAAAGCAATGGATGCGACGAGAAGTATTGGCTGCGCGTTGAGCCCATGTATTCTTCCTGCCGTTGGTGAGCCGACTTTCCATCTTGCCGAAGATGAGATGGAAATGGGGATGGGAATTCACGGTGAGCCTGGTATCTGGCGTGACAAATTAAAGCCTGCGGATCAAATCGCAGAAGAGATGTTCAACGCTCTAATTGCTGAATATGAGTTAAAGAAAGGCGATACAGTTTCTATATTAGTGAACTCACTTGGCGCTACGCCTCTTGAAGAGCTTTACATCATCTACTCTAAAGTAGATCAGCTATTCAAAGAAATGGGAGTATCCATTTACCGTCCATTGGTTGGGCGTTATGCCACTTCCATGGAAATGGCAGGAGCCAGCCTGACTGTCTGCCAGTTGGATACAGAGCTAAAAGAGCTTCTCGCTGCACCGGCCGAGTGTGCATTTCTTAAGGTGTAA
- a CDS encoding dihydrodipicolinate synthase family protein has protein sequence MKKLFGVTVAMVTPFDNNDQVDVPALTELTEMLVQKEVSCLYPCGTTGEMLRLSALERKLVAETVVKTADSRLSVFIHVGAMTLSETVELAVHAKEIGADGIGVVTPQFFGCNEREMENYFVTVANSVPKDFPVYLYNIPQCAANNLSVDVVKKVQQQCPNVIGIKYSFADLNTTLSYMSVAEDFSVLHGYDKLFNGLLQSGCDGTVSGCACVFPEPFVNTYKAFKEGDTAKAAYWQKISTEFSDALKSGANMAIFKSALTMRGLTGGHMRLPQLDLTSEDNDVLEQELRALCEKSAVPFSL, from the coding sequence ATGAAAAAGCTATTTGGTGTTACGGTCGCAATGGTGACCCCTTTTGATAACAACGATCAGGTGGATGTGCCGGCTCTTACAGAGCTTACGGAAATGTTGGTACAGAAAGAGGTAAGTTGTCTTTACCCTTGTGGCACGACAGGCGAAATGTTGCGCCTGTCTGCTCTGGAAAGAAAACTGGTTGCTGAAACTGTCGTAAAAACAGCAGATTCTCGCCTGTCAGTATTTATTCATGTTGGTGCTATGACCTTAAGTGAAACTGTTGAATTGGCAGTTCATGCAAAGGAAATTGGTGCAGACGGTATTGGTGTTGTCACTCCCCAGTTCTTTGGCTGCAATGAACGAGAGATGGAAAATTACTTTGTGACTGTTGCTAACAGTGTGCCGAAGGATTTCCCGGTTTACCTGTACAACATACCCCAGTGCGCAGCCAACAATTTATCTGTAGATGTAGTTAAAAAGGTTCAGCAGCAGTGCCCGAATGTTATTGGTATTAAGTACAGCTTCGCAGATCTGAATACCACCCTAAGCTATATGTCTGTTGCCGAGGACTTCTCTGTACTTCATGGCTATGACAAGTTGTTCAATGGTCTGCTTCAATCCGGCTGTGACGGTACAGTTTCTGGTTGTGCCTGCGTCTTCCCTGAACCGTTTGTTAATACCTATAAGGCCTTCAAAGAAGGCGATACAGCGAAAGCCGCCTACTGGCAGAAAATCTCCACAGAGTTTAGTGATGCTCTTAAATCGGGAGCCAACATGGCTATTTTCAAATCAGCCCTTACGATGCGAGGATTGACCGGCGGACATATGCGCCTTCCTCAGCTGGATCTTACCAGCGAAGACAATGATGTTCTTGAGCAGGAACTAAGAGCGCTATGTGAAAAATCAGCTGTTCCTTTTTCACTTTAG
- a CDS encoding ATP-binding protein, which translates to MKYRKNITSELAITNQQLELSNLQLEKARQKAEEAVRTKSAFLANMSHEIRTPMNAIIGLSGLTLKTGLDTVQHDYLQKIEGAANSLLGIIDDVLDFSKIEADKLKLEQVAFSLDDVMKKLYDLFSLKTESKGLIFEIEVEPGIGRSFVGDPLRLGQILTNLVANAVKFTETGRILVRVVEDKTMALPGKDRVELRFEVIDSGIGIPTDRKEKLFQAFDQVDSSTTRKYGGTGLGLSISKKLVQMMGGTIWVTSEPGKGSCFCFTAGFTRLAEKQPAEGDQTDAKHSLESIESALRGTKVLLVEDNEVNQMVAKALLKSQGVEVTLAANGKIALDLLQEDSQFDAVLMDIQMPEMDGYTTTKQIRMNDRHKNLPIIAMTAHAMEQEKQKCLEVGMNDHIGKPILPDTLFATLVNWISLNKALDKR; encoded by the coding sequence GTGAAATATAGAAAAAATATCACCTCAGAACTGGCTATCACCAACCAGCAACTGGAGCTAAGCAACCTGCAGCTTGAAAAAGCCAGGCAGAAAGCGGAAGAGGCGGTCAGAACCAAGAGCGCGTTCCTTGCCAATATGAGCCATGAGATCCGAACGCCTATGAATGCCATCATAGGCTTGTCCGGTCTGACGCTGAAAACGGGATTAGATACCGTACAACATGATTACCTGCAAAAAATCGAAGGTGCGGCGAATTCTCTGCTGGGTATTATTGATGACGTTCTGGACTTCTCCAAGATAGAAGCCGATAAGCTGAAACTGGAACAGGTAGCGTTTTCGCTAGATGATGTGATGAAGAAGCTGTACGACCTGTTTTCTCTTAAAACGGAAAGCAAGGGGCTGATTTTTGAGATTGAGGTAGAGCCTGGGATTGGCCGATCTTTTGTCGGGGATCCGCTACGATTGGGTCAGATCCTGACTAACCTGGTTGCTAATGCGGTTAAGTTTACCGAAACAGGGCGGATTCTGGTCAGAGTTGTAGAGGATAAGACAATGGCGCTACCCGGTAAAGATCGGGTTGAGCTACGGTTTGAGGTTATTGACAGCGGAATAGGCATTCCCACCGATCGTAAGGAGAAGCTATTTCAGGCATTTGACCAGGTGGACAGTTCAACCACCCGTAAATATGGTGGTACGGGCCTCGGGCTCAGTATCAGCAAAAAATTGGTTCAGATGATGGGTGGCACCATATGGGTCACCAGCGAACCGGGCAAAGGCAGCTGCTTTTGTTTTACTGCCGGTTTTACCAGACTTGCAGAGAAACAACCGGCAGAAGGCGATCAGACTGATGCCAAGCACAGCCTTGAATCCATAGAATCCGCGCTAAGGGGAACTAAAGTGCTGCTGGTCGAAGACAATGAAGTGAACCAGATGGTCGCAAAGGCTCTGCTTAAAAGCCAGGGCGTTGAGGTAACCCTTGCCGCCAATGGTAAAATTGCTCTGGACCTGCTTCAGGAGGATAGCCAGTTTGATGCGGTTCTGATGGATATACAGATGCCTGAAATGGATGGCTACACAACCACAAAGCAGATCAGAATGAACGACCGGCATAAAAACCTGCCGATTATTGCGATGACAGCTCATGCAATGGAACAGGAGAAACAGAAATGCCTGGAGGTGGGAATGAATGATCATATCGGTAAACCAATATTACCTGATACCCTGTTTGCTACGTTGGTCAACTGGATTTCGCTGAACAAAGCGCTGGATAAGCGATAA
- a CDS encoding tripartite tricarboxylate transporter permease — translation METFLSALAYIDISTILVVIVAGLFGLFVGAIPGLTATMAIALMVPFTFFLDPIPALAVMISVSASSIFAGDIPGALLNIPGTPASAAYVSDANTLVKQGQANKVLGIELTSSVIGGVIGTVILAFTAPLLAKFALKFSSFEYMWLSLIGLSCATIVSGTNTSKSILALFFGIALSTIGYDEFTGQARFTFGQVSLLQGVSFIPAMIGLFAISGAIEYYVDRNNNKLEPVATDVEPGMNIFKGLGGVLYRKKGGVVRSGMIGTLIGALPGAGADIAAWMSYAVSKKLSKTPEKYGNGSEEAIVDASASNNASLAGSWIPSLVFGIPGDSAAAIIIGVLYMKDMQPGPTLFLFNPDKLYAVFIIFLIANLILIPLAFLVVNVLKKVVSIDNAVVYPVVILFSIVGSYAINNSLSSVVVMLIMGVVGFFLQRRNYPISPIILGMILGPMLEKNLLSSLLKSEGNLIAFVERPISLVLALIFLFIVIMQVKGSISSQSKNKESYI, via the coding sequence ATGGAAACTTTTCTAAGTGCACTGGCTTATATAGATATAAGCACGATTTTAGTAGTCATTGTAGCGGGTCTCTTTGGGCTCTTTGTGGGGGCAATACCCGGCCTGACTGCCACTATGGCGATAGCGCTGATGGTGCCCTTCACCTTTTTTCTGGATCCGATACCCGCTTTAGCAGTGATGATTTCGGTGAGTGCCTCTTCAATCTTTGCCGGTGACATACCCGGTGCTTTACTTAACATCCCTGGAACGCCAGCTTCGGCGGCCTATGTCAGTGATGCGAATACCCTTGTTAAACAGGGGCAGGCAAACAAGGTGCTAGGTATTGAATTAACCAGTTCTGTAATTGGCGGGGTTATTGGTACGGTTATATTGGCGTTTACCGCGCCATTGTTAGCCAAATTTGCCCTGAAATTTAGCTCATTTGAATATATGTGGTTATCCCTTATTGGTTTAAGTTGCGCGACGATCGTTTCAGGTACAAATACCAGTAAGAGCATACTGGCGCTGTTCTTTGGTATTGCTCTTTCTACGATTGGTTATGATGAGTTTACCGGTCAGGCGAGATTTACTTTCGGTCAGGTTTCTCTGTTGCAGGGAGTGAGTTTCATTCCGGCAATGATTGGCCTGTTCGCCATCTCTGGTGCTATTGAGTATTACGTTGATCGCAACAATAACAAACTGGAACCGGTAGCGACTGACGTTGAGCCGGGGATGAACATCTTTAAAGGGCTGGGAGGGGTTTTATACCGCAAGAAAGGGGGCGTCGTTCGTAGCGGCATGATAGGCACTCTGATAGGTGCGCTGCCTGGTGCCGGGGCTGATATTGCGGCCTGGATGTCTTATGCTGTGTCCAAAAAACTGTCTAAAACGCCAGAAAAGTATGGTAACGGCTCTGAAGAGGCGATAGTAGACGCCTCTGCAAGCAACAACGCCAGCCTTGCTGGTAGTTGGATCCCTTCATTGGTGTTTGGTATTCCCGGAGACTCAGCCGCAGCAATCATCATTGGTGTCCTTTATATGAAGGATATGCAGCCAGGACCGACACTGTTTTTATTTAACCCAGATAAGTTATACGCAGTATTTATTATATTCCTTATCGCAAACCTGATACTTATTCCATTGGCGTTTCTTGTGGTTAACGTGCTCAAGAAAGTTGTTTCCATTGATAATGCAGTGGTTTATCCGGTGGTTATTTTATTTAGTATTGTTGGTTCCTATGCGATAAATAATTCTCTTTCATCCGTGGTTGTTATGTTAATCATGGGTGTGGTTGGCTTCTTCTTACAGAGAAGAAATTACCCAATATCACCAATAATTCTTGGTATGATATTAGGGCCAATGCTGGAGAAGAATTTATTATCATCCCTATTGAAGTCTGAAGGAAACTTAATTGCATTTGTGGAAAGGCCTATATCACTTGTATTAGCACTTATATTTTTATTTATAGTGATAATGCAGGTTAAAGGTAGCATTAGTTCTCAAAGTAAAAATAAAGAAAGTTACATTTAA
- a CDS encoding DAK2 domain-containing protein, whose amino-acid sequence MSRFSTKELRVAAEKISNACDDAQQFLCDADGKLGDGDLGLTMQKGWKQISEDAVNWDDSIAKNFFQASKSLQSACASSYGTLQATGFMAAAKYCKEKKLEAVSPSDIHPLLTEAYQAMMLRGKGELGQKSVLDILHNLSMAFEGVDEQADLKAIAQQSVSMTLDEFRDRPNLLGRARMFPEKSIGLDDPGMLAIKVVVDAL is encoded by the coding sequence ATGAGCAGATTTTCAACGAAAGAGTTAAGAGTTGCTGCTGAGAAAATCAGTAATGCGTGTGATGACGCTCAGCAATTTTTATGTGATGCAGACGGAAAGCTCGGAGATGGTGATCTTGGCCTTACGATGCAAAAAGGATGGAAACAGATCTCTGAAGACGCAGTGAATTGGGATGACAGCATTGCCAAAAACTTCTTTCAGGCCTCCAAGTCATTACAAAGTGCCTGTGCCTCATCTTACGGTACGCTTCAGGCAACAGGATTTATGGCAGCCGCGAAGTACTGCAAAGAGAAAAAGCTTGAAGCGGTATCTCCGTCAGATATTCATCCACTGCTTACAGAAGCCTATCAGGCAATGATGCTACGGGGTAAAGGTGAGCTTGGCCAGAAGTCGGTATTGGACATTCTTCACAACCTGTCGATGGCATTCGAGGGCGTTGACGAACAGGCTGACTTGAAGGCGATTGCTCAACAGTCTGTGTCCATGACATTGGATGAGTTTCGTGACCGGCCAAATCTGTTAGGCAGGGCAAGAATGTTTCCGGAGAAGTCTATTGGCTTAGATGATCCAGGAATGTTGGCGATAAAAGTTGTAGTAGATGCGCTTTAA
- a CDS encoding PfkB family carbohydrate kinase, whose protein sequence is MFSEVRQQEIYQLVREQKKVKVSQLAKQFNVTLETIRNDLKVLESQGLINRVHGGAVLGKQEIKKMSKFSEDFDISCLLRDLLIKNEEAKDNSIRVYEGKVCILGSFIIDIIANVDHFPKVGELIYSNSNALSPGGKGTNQALSASCSGSRVHLITKVGNDPFNKYAYKHLKESGIDSFTIFQSDTEPTGSSVTYLAEETKNNITASYFGANSTFIEQEIDTSLPYISESDVFLVQGEVNIDAIERAVKFAHEIGKDVILNVAPYSEELKRLYRFVDYITLNMYQSGEWAGIKVNDIQSAKEAAKIVAGEERKKVIINLDGLGVVYFDGKISHHIAALPSITVDTMGSCDAFNGAFASEIAKGKPINEAVLFANAFVSAFIEQKGVTRMPNISNVLARLKFSKTNNIKQNYFCSETRCEI, encoded by the coding sequence ATGTTTTCAGAAGTCAGACAACAAGAAATATACCAACTTGTTCGTGAACAGAAGAAAGTTAAGGTATCACAACTGGCTAAACAATTTAATGTTACGCTGGAAACAATACGTAATGATTTAAAAGTTTTGGAATCTCAGGGGTTAATTAACCGAGTCCATGGTGGTGCTGTTCTGGGTAAACAGGAAATAAAGAAAATGAGCAAGTTCAGTGAGGATTTTGATATATCCTGCTTGCTAAGAGATCTGCTTATAAAAAATGAGGAAGCAAAGGACAACAGCATAAGAGTTTACGAAGGCAAGGTATGTATTCTGGGGTCTTTTATCATCGACATTATCGCAAATGTTGACCACTTTCCTAAAGTAGGAGAGTTAATTTATTCGAATTCAAATGCATTAAGTCCCGGAGGTAAGGGAACCAATCAGGCGCTATCTGCGAGTTGTTCAGGCTCCCGGGTACACCTTATTACTAAGGTTGGGAATGATCCGTTTAACAAATATGCTTATAAACACCTGAAAGAGAGCGGAATAGACTCGTTTACTATATTTCAGTCAGATACTGAGCCAACCGGTAGTTCAGTAACTTACTTAGCAGAAGAAACTAAAAACAATATTACAGCAAGCTATTTTGGTGCCAATAGTACGTTTATTGAACAGGAAATAGATACGTCGTTACCCTATATATCAGAATCAGACGTATTTTTGGTTCAGGGTGAAGTTAATATTGATGCGATTGAGAGAGCGGTTAAGTTTGCCCACGAAATAGGTAAAGACGTCATATTAAATGTTGCACCATATAGCGAAGAATTAAAAAGGCTATATAGGTTTGTCGATTACATTACATTGAATATGTACCAGTCTGGAGAGTGGGCAGGTATTAAAGTTAACGATATACAAAGCGCAAAAGAAGCAGCAAAAATTGTTGCTGGTGAAGAACGAAAGAAAGTAATTATAAATTTAGATGGTCTGGGTGTTGTCTATTTTGATGGAAAAATAAGTCATCATATAGCTGCTCTACCATCTATAACCGTAGACACCATGGGGTCATGCGATGCCTTTAATGGAGCTTTTGCTTCTGAAATTGCTAAGGGCAAACCAATAAATGAAGCTGTGTTGTTTGCAAATGCTTTTGTCTCAGCATTTATTGAGCAAAAGGGTGTGACGAGAATGCCAAATATTTCCAATGTATTGGCAAGGCTGAAATTTAGTAAAACAAATAATATCAAACAGAATTACTTCTGTAGTGAAACAAGGTGTGAAATATGA
- a CDS encoding tripartite tricarboxylate transporter TctB family protein produces the protein MLKRKSISIIFLFFGLFLIGYSSYSLGDIGTFGAAFMPTLSGIGIVLFAITDFYCGEDKEENFSADFKYVSIISVLILFYVLASEYLGFIFTSFIVVGPLMATYAKCGIKKSVVISLAVVVCIYYLFANVLLVPLPQLFS, from the coding sequence ATGCTAAAAAGAAAATCTATATCAATAATATTTCTCTTTTTTGGCCTCTTTTTGATTGGCTACAGTTCTTATTCGTTGGGTGATATAGGCACTTTTGGAGCGGCTTTTATGCCAACGTTATCTGGGATTGGTATTGTCTTGTTTGCCATCACGGACTTTTATTGTGGTGAAGATAAAGAAGAAAATTTCTCGGCTGACTTTAAATACGTATCTATTATCTCAGTTTTAATTCTCTTTTATGTGCTTGCTTCAGAATATCTTGGCTTCATTTTTACAAGCTTTATTGTTGTTGGGCCATTGATGGCTACTTATGCAAAATGTGGAATTAAAAAGTCGGTTGTTATCTCATTGGCGGTTGTTGTTTGCATATATTACCTATTTGCAAACGTACTTTTAGTGCCACTTCCTCAGTTATTTAGCTAG
- a CDS encoding tripartite tricarboxylate transporter substrate binding protein translates to MKKSITSVMVFSALFASSAMASGWPEKPITIIVPWGAGGNTDTVARLVAKGLQSELGVNVNVVNKTGGSGVVGHDATKRAKADGYTLGIATVEITMMRHQGMTDLSYEDYTPISRLAVIYGGLQVSKDSPFNTAAELMEFAKKNPGKLKASGSGLNSIWHFNSIGMQLSADMPKDAIKFIPSQGSSAALQELVSGGVDVVTSSPGEAKGMVKAGMVKHLAVMAPEKSGLYPEVPVFKEATPYNWELQAWNMLVAPKGLDKAIQDKLVTAMKKVYASGELDKFARKQGFEVSDLYANDAYKFMAAEDKKFASLLAK, encoded by the coding sequence ATGAAAAAGTCGATAACCTCAGTAATGGTATTTAGTGCTTTATTTGCAAGTTCCGCTATGGCATCAGGTTGGCCGGAAAAACCAATCACAATTATTGTTCCTTGGGGAGCGGGTGGCAATACAGACACCGTTGCCAGACTTGTGGCAAAAGGGCTTCAATCGGAACTTGGTGTAAACGTTAACGTTGTAAACAAAACAGGTGGTAGTGGTGTTGTGGGCCATGATGCCACTAAACGAGCTAAAGCTGATGGCTATACTCTTGGTATTGCAACAGTAGAAATTACAATGATGCGTCATCAGGGGATGACGGACCTCAGCTATGAAGATTACACGCCGATCAGCAGACTAGCTGTCATCTATGGTGGTTTACAGGTTTCTAAAGACTCTCCTTTTAATACCGCTGCAGAGTTAATGGAATTTGCCAAGAAGAACCCTGGTAAATTAAAAGCGTCTGGTAGTGGCCTGAACTCTATCTGGCACTTTAACTCCATTGGTATGCAGCTTTCTGCTGATATGCCGAAAGATGCCATTAAGTTTATCCCTTCTCAAGGTTCAAGCGCTGCGCTACAGGAACTGGTTTCCGGTGGTGTAGATGTGGTGACTTCTTCTCCGGGCGAAGCAAAAGGTATGGTTAAGGCAGGTATGGTCAAGCATCTGGCTGTAATGGCGCCGGAGAAATCAGGTTTATATCCTGAAGTACCTGTTTTTAAAGAAGCAACCCCTTATAACTGGGAGCTGCAGGCATGGAACATGCTGGTGGCACCTAAGGGATTAGACAAAGCGATCCAGGATAAATTGGTTACAGCGATGAAGAAGGTTTACGCATCTGGTGAGCTAGACAAATTCGCCCGTAAGCAAGGTTTTGAAGTAAGTGATTTATACGCGAACGATGCCTATAAGTTTATGGCAGCGGAAGATAAGAAGTTTGCTTCTCTGTTGGCTAAGTAA